A window from Hoeflea sp. IMCC20628 encodes these proteins:
- a CDS encoding type I secretion system permease/ATPase — MSTFMAPVRRIIWMIAGFSVFLNMLVLATPLYMLQIYDRVLVSRSFDTLVMISIVAFLAVLVFGLLEGVRGIMANRAAAQFELGISRPVFERILQNERSGMNGTEPLRDISLLKGFISNRVALSLLDLPFAPLFVVLVFFIHPTLGYITLVGALLLMGLAAANDRATFAVQQQAGVDTQTSMGVAQSIIRNSETVRAMGMFDAGMTKWAKSNNKSLLGQDRVGIRNSTFFGLTRFFRLLLQIALLGVGGYLVLINEMTAGMIFASSIISSRALGPIEQAVGAWRSLSQARLAHRRLTNLFDKSASVGERTSLPRPTGRIDVETLVYAAPGTAEQDPVLKGLNFKVEAGGVLVILGASGAGKSTLARLLVGAASPSRGCVRLDGADIMNWPDAARFAHVGYLPQSIELMPGTIAENISRLDPNRVDSAVVEAAGRAGVHELIMQLPEGYETLVGPGGRGLSGGQTQRVALARAFYGSPAFIVLDEPNAHLDIDGERQLSETISAAKAAGTTVVIITQRTGVMQVADKVMILSQGEIEAWGPRDEMMARLIPGSGARAARNSGGHPSSATGSATGRLTSITRISNDPK; from the coding sequence ATGTCTACGTTCATGGCGCCGGTCAGGCGCATTATTTGGATGATTGCCGGTTTCTCGGTGTTCCTGAATATGCTTGTTCTGGCCACACCGCTATACATGCTGCAGATCTATGACCGGGTGCTTGTCAGTCGGAGTTTCGATACCCTTGTCATGATCAGCATCGTGGCATTTTTGGCGGTACTGGTGTTCGGCCTGCTTGAAGGCGTGCGCGGGATCATGGCGAACCGGGCTGCCGCGCAGTTCGAATTGGGCATTTCGCGACCGGTTTTTGAACGCATCCTGCAAAATGAGCGCTCCGGCATGAACGGGACGGAACCCCTGCGCGATATTTCGCTCCTGAAAGGGTTCATATCCAACCGTGTGGCGCTGAGCCTGCTTGATCTGCCTTTTGCACCCCTGTTTGTTGTGCTGGTCTTTTTCATCCATCCGACGCTGGGTTACATCACACTGGTCGGCGCGCTTTTGCTGATGGGACTGGCTGCCGCCAATGACAGAGCCACTTTCGCGGTTCAGCAGCAGGCCGGCGTCGACACCCAGACCAGCATGGGCGTGGCCCAGTCCATAATCCGCAATTCGGAAACCGTCCGTGCAATGGGCATGTTCGATGCGGGCATGACGAAATGGGCGAAAAGCAACAACAAATCGCTTTTGGGCCAGGACCGTGTCGGCATTCGCAATTCGACATTTTTCGGGCTGACGCGTTTTTTCAGGCTTCTGCTGCAGATAGCGCTGCTGGGGGTGGGTGGTTACCTCGTGCTCATCAACGAGATGACAGCCGGTATGATATTTGCGTCTTCCATCATCTCATCGCGTGCGCTCGGGCCCATTGAACAGGCCGTGGGAGCATGGCGGTCGCTGTCTCAGGCCCGGCTTGCCCATCGCCGCCTGACGAACCTGTTTGATAAGTCGGCCTCGGTTGGTGAAAGAACATCACTCCCCCGGCCTACCGGGCGGATCGATGTCGAAACGCTTGTCTATGCTGCTCCGGGAACTGCGGAGCAGGACCCAGTCCTCAAAGGCTTGAATTTCAAGGTGGAGGCTGGCGGGGTTCTGGTCATATTGGGCGCTAGCGGCGCGGGGAAATCCACGCTGGCACGGCTTCTCGTCGGCGCTGCCAGCCCGTCCAGAGGATGTGTCCGGCTGGACGGGGCCGATATCATGAACTGGCCTGACGCGGCACGCTTCGCCCACGTTGGCTATTTGCCCCAGTCAATCGAGTTGATGCCTGGAACCATCGCCGAGAACATATCACGGCTCGACCCGAACCGGGTTGATTCCGCTGTAGTCGAGGCGGCCGGGCGCGCAGGTGTCCATGAACTGATCATGCAATTGCCGGAGGGATATGAAACGCTTGTGGGGCCGGGGGGGCGAGGCCTGTCGGGCGGGCAAACCCAGCGTGTTGCACTGGCGCGGGCTTTCTACGGTTCGCCCGCATTCATCGTGCTTGATGAACCTAACGCTCACCTGGATATTGATGGAGAAAGACAACTCTCGGAGACGATTTCGGCCGCAAAGGCGGCGGGAACGACAGTTGTCATCATAACCCAGCGAACCGGTGTCATGCAGGTGGCTGACAAGGTCATGATCCTCAGCCAGGGCGAGATCGAGGCCTGGGGCCCGCGTGACGAGATGATGGCGCGCCTCATCCCCGGATCAGGGGCCCGGGCGGCCAGGAACTCGGGCGGACATCCCTCCTCAGCCACCGGAAGTGCGACCGGGCGGTTGACGTCGATAACCAGGATTTCCAATGACCCCAAATGA
- a CDS encoding FCD domain-containing protein, whose product MTNYGIGQYMNKQRAAEAVERLRTYIEGHDFALNDRIPPERLLCVELGLTRAALRTAMSVLEDEGRVWRQVGRGTYIGARSVLNLTEVRYLSGITTPEEIADARLIIEPELARLAAQNGVSSDHRELRRCYRRCAEATDWRVFEAWDNRFHNAIATATRNKLLMTVFETLNAVRRSNVWQTQRTESGPSRSYPTLDEHKDICQAILNKKPEDAANAMRAHLESVRKRLILRSAGM is encoded by the coding sequence GTGACCAATTACGGCATTGGTCAGTATATGAACAAGCAGCGTGCAGCCGAAGCCGTCGAGAGACTGCGAACCTATATCGAGGGGCATGACTTCGCCCTGAACGACCGGATTCCGCCTGAGCGATTGCTATGTGTCGAGCTGGGACTGACCCGGGCCGCGCTGCGCACGGCGATGAGCGTGCTGGAGGACGAAGGCCGGGTTTGGCGACAGGTGGGGCGCGGAACCTATATCGGGGCTCGCTCGGTCTTGAATCTTACAGAGGTGCGCTACCTCAGCGGCATAACCACTCCGGAAGAGATAGCCGACGCCCGTTTGATTATCGAACCCGAACTCGCTCGACTGGCGGCACAAAACGGCGTTTCAAGCGATCACAGGGAACTCCGGCGCTGCTACCGGCGATGTGCCGAGGCGACGGATTGGCGCGTTTTCGAGGCGTGGGATAACCGGTTCCACAATGCCATTGCGACCGCCACCAGAAACAAGTTGCTGATGACGGTTTTTGAAACACTGAACGCCGTGCGACGCTCAAATGTCTGGCAGACGCAACGTACTGAGTCCGGCCCCTCCCGCAGTTACCCGACCCTCGACGAGCACAAGGACATTTGCCAGGCGATCCTGAACAAAAAGCCGGAAGACGCTGCGAATGCGATGCGCGCGCATCTCGAGTCGGTACGCAAGCGGCTGATCCTTCGCAGTGCGGGGATGTAG